TTACTACATTTTCAAGACATTAAACAGAGTTTCTAAAggaatgcaaaaataaatcatattacaTATtccaatgtttaaaatataatttttatacatGGAATGAATGTCAAAAATAAGAATAGTAAATATACATAGCAATCAACTGCAGTACAGTATGTGAAAGACTTCAGACTAATTACCAAAATCACCATTTTAAGTAGAATTCATTTTAGGATAAAATTATTGCTTAAAGAATATAATCACTCTCACTGCCAGGTCACTAttttggtcaaatttattctTTAAAAGTAGAAATGTTGCTCTAGAATTTCCCGATTCTTGTGAAACCCTGCGATTCCTTCAAACAGATGGTTATAGATCTTCTCCCACGCCTCCACCTCCAAGCGCCACAGAGCCGATCTGGAGCGAATGAGCTGAGCCACTTCATTTTTGCTCCCTTTGGCCAGACTAATACCACTTTTAGCGATGAAAAAAGCATCTACACCAATAAAGAGGGCATTTAAAGTAATAAACCCTGCCCTGGCTGACTTTGAAATGGCCAGAGGAGTTCCTTTAGCCAGCTGCCCAATGTCAGGAAGATCTGCAGCCAGTTTTGGGATGCTCTGACCTGCGTTAGCTTCCTGAAGCCCCATATTAACTGCCTTTGCAATCACCTCCTCACTTCTGAGAACTTTTGCAGCTGAAGCTCCATCCACTATAGCATCAATACATTTTCCTACTGCTCCAGCACAAACAATCAGTTTCCCAGCTTTAAATACCATTTGAACGCCATTGGCACTTTCTACAGCACAGACGCTGTTGGCCACGTCTTCCATATAATCTAGGATCTTCTGCATGTCTTCCATAAACCTGGTAAAGATGTCGTCTGCGTTTTTCCCTTGATGACTGTTGACTGCCATTTCAGTGATGCCTGTAACAAGGCTGTTGACACCGCTGGTGACTCCAAGACCAACGCCTGTGAGTGTGAGGGCCAAAGATGCGCCTGCAGTGACTGGAGCGAGAGCTAAACCTATGATAGACAAAACACCTCCTGCAATACCGACCGAACTTCCAGCCACAGTGGACATGTTGGAGCCCTTCTTCATCTTGTCCAGCTCAGCTGCAGCCTTCTCTAAATCAGACAGGAACACAAACATCCTGGTGTGGCACTCagtgaataaattaatgaagcCTTGTGCCTTTTCGCCAAATAGGAAATTCATCCTGAACAACTCGTCCCTCCTGTAAAGAAACTGTTCTGAAATACTAATAGCAAATTTGTCCATTTCAAACAtcaattacaattacaaaatcAGTGATAAGACTGATCAAAATCtgagtaaattaataaatcataaataagtAAAAGAGAATGCTTTTACCTGATTTTAGTTAGCTGGAGTAAATGGTCATACAGATCGTGCACAGACTCCTCACTCACGTTCAAATTAAATTTCAGTGAAGATTTCCCATTTTTCCATCTGTAACATAATACATGTGATGTCAAACATCTAAACCATGTGTGAACAGAATTTCTTCACATGGATGTTCTTCCTgggaaacatttttttccataacCAACCACGGTCATCTGTTGTCACTAGGATGACATTTGACTCCCCCCAGTACTCTCCCATGGAGAGTTCTCGCCACACACTCCTGCTGGACCTACACTGAAACCTACATACATAACTGTGGAGACATACACAACTGCAAAGCTAAAGCTAACACTTTCTCACAGGAACACCATTCCTCTTCAATTAACTGTAGAGTGAAATTAACTAGGCCTCCAGATACACCAGCAGCCATAGTTAGCTCTGTACTGGTAACCGAACTTGCTTGTACAGGCCACAATACTCTTCTCCTCCCTACTctttctcctcacacctccagggtccggggttcgattcccgccagggccatgtgtgtgcagtgtttgcatgttctccccgtgctgcgggggtttcctccgggtgctccggtccaaagacatgcatggtaggctgattggcgtgtctaaagtgtccgtagtgtatgaatgggtatgtgattgtgccctgcgatggactggcaccctgtccagggtgtaccccgccttgtgccccatgcttcctgggataggctccaggtttcccgtgaccctgaaaaggagtaagtggttgaagatggatggatggatgaaattgGTGTTAATGAACCTCTTGCGTATGGATCCTAACCACTCCTCTAAGTCTCCCTCGTTACACTACCTCTGGGTACAGTTATTCACATGGCGTTAGGTTCCTCTGCCATGTTGATGACACACAGGTGTATGCAGGAGAggaaaaagtactgagaaattatacttcATTAAAAGTGCAGGTATCTAGCCAAATGGtcttcaatcttatccacaaagggctggtgtggctgCTGgctttcattctaaccaagtaGGAGTCACACTTGATTctacttgtttaatcagttcatcttagTCTCCAATCAAGCCCCACTGCCAAAATGTCAAACCACACTTTCTGATCATTGCCtctatggatttaaaaaaatgtaagaaactTGCATAACTCTGATGCTCTCCTCCTGCTTCTTTATATACGAGTTATTTTCAGTAATTCATATTCATCACATATTCGTTTATTTTCTTGCTGCAGTGGATAATATTTGCATGAGACCACAAAGACTTGAAATTCCTGAAGAACTGTTGTAACTTAGCAGGTTGTGTTCATTTTAAGACTCCTTATTTAGCGAACAAGTCTagaagaaaggagaaaagcCCCTGCCTGGATGATACTTACCCATGAAAACCTCCAGAACCTGATATCCACTTGGATCTACAAAGAGAAAACACAGTTGGTCAAACCTATTtggtaataattataaaattatgTGGTGTAATCAAAAAGTTATGCTCAATACATTTTCTCCATCTTCTCACAGATCTGCTGAGTGATACGGATGTATTTGTCCAGCTGGATGGCCAGGACTTCCACATTCCTGAGGATCGGCCGGAAGAACGCTCCTGTGTCTCTCTTGAAGTGGACGAGGAGTGGAGAAACGATTCTGGCTGCAGAGATCACTGAACGTACGGACATGGAACTCACACCCTTTGGCATGAAGCTCTCATccataaacacaaacagtgaGGTGACGGCTAGCTTCTCCACTGCATCCAGGAAATGTTGGAGTTTCTCCAGTCCTTctaaagtcttcttcaaaacTTCTCCTAGCTCCTTCTCCAGCTTCTGCCTTCTGGAATCTGCTGTAACCTGAGTCAGACCATTCCACATGTACTCTCCAAAAGCCTTGGCCTTGTCCTTAGCCTTGTGAACATGGTCAAACTTCAGAGTGATCTGATCGGCCCGGTCTTTGATGTCTCTCATCATATCGAGCTCGGTCTCTCTCTGTAAGGTCCATTTTGATTCTCTGTCACAAAACTCCTTTACTGTTTCAGTGCATTTGACAGTATCTAAGATGTACTCGCCCAGCTGCTTCTGCAGTTTCTCTCTGTGATAAAAACATAGCAAATTTGAATAAGTACAAATTCCTAAAGCTGCCTTTGGAAGCAGGAGTGTGCTCGAGCActggtttgtgaatggaggatggagctggagaaggtgagtggtaaggaATGCACACCTGCAGGAAACTGTACTAATAAGTGTGTTCTCTTGCCCTGCATCCCAATTGGCATACTTATGCTATGTACTAAAATGATGTACTTTTTTGCgaagaaaaaatacataattttaagtgtgtagtaaaagagtatgcaagtactgggacatacgaACACGTCATGTAACAGAAGAGAACTTTGTTGCCCAGAAGAGAAcactgtcaccgtaaacaaactcattgcatttcagctttcttcatttattattccttatagaatttatatatatggTTTAATTTATctttcccttgatttatttttccatatttcatttacacctctcgaagcaaaccgtcacaaaactcctACCTCGTGCAAGGAGTTATATGtaggaaatatatataatagctgaaaaagtatgtatatatatagctgaaaaagtgtctcCGTTCTCATGAAACCTGCATTCTTGTGAAACCCGGTCTTGACAGGTGACCTTGAAAAAATGAACTCGGAAGGACAGGAGGACACAGAACGCATCTTTGCAAGAATTGAGATGTGCTGTGAGCTTCCTGTTACGCAATGGATGCAGTGGACGTCCCAGCACATTTCTACTAGTGGGACAGGACCATTGTCTCTTCAGTGTGCTGACTCAAATTTaacctattacccaaaaacacttaaaattcaacatagaagcaaatactcacatctccgaacccagttggagatagaaaaaaaagacaccagctgtgagtgagaagaagcaagggtccagatttattggttccgttccaccacacgagatccacaccgatgagaattctcagaagtgatctgacaccctgagctcaagctccagtatttatactgtatttacacagtagataaccaatatatttcagaaagactatgatatcaataccaatagggttaaaaaagagctcatctacattaccttTAGGTTTTGAAagaggcctttccaatttaccattaggttctgaaagaggcctttccaatttaccattaggttcaaaagtggagagagacaaaacaatttagagacaccttggtctcactcttatcttatcttatctttatcttatcttatcttatcttataatttcttctggaattcaattaatagatctcgtatggtagcacttattgtattgttctctgcttgatatcgctttgcttgtatctttctcatttgtaagtcgctttggataaaagcatctgctaagtgaataaatgtaaatgtaaatgttatctcgcggggtcagcttgactcagctacccttataaatggctcctcatggttttcttttaaaattaaggccttccttgcgagacaagaatcttcaccatctgaattatgagtaagttacatttttctgtatttctggtttataatttattttcatatttgctctatatctctattttatatatagttatactgcttgcaaaatggtttactgtacttcctacttcataatatcattatattacccttctactatcctacatatcctactactctttatttttataaagagtattttataaagagtatatattttattattataagatattacccttataatatcttaatactcctcttaattattcttataaagttataatgttatgtgtgtgtgagagagagagacagagagagtgtgtgtgtgtgttatgtctacatgcccgcccttgactgtacaagagtgtgtgtgtgtgtttgcactcctcagctcttataataaaataaataaatttatgtaataaaattacatattactcatactaggtctccctcatatttatttcatgtcattgttATCCACAACAAGTGCTCCTCCCtaagtaatatgtttcagctggttaatagatttactgtAAACTGGCTGATTAACCAAAAGTTAATTAAGCATGTTTTAATGTTGTAAGCTCTCCGTTTGCAATTGCAACCTCACATTAACTAAAAACTAAGTTAAAGAGTTTACATTTACCTCAGGATGGAAGCTAGCGCAGTTTCATTAAAATACTTCTGAGGGATAAATTCGGCTACTTATGGATTTTAGAtacatattttgttttatttagattattgttgttaaaaagatgttaaaactaCAAGTATGGGTTAGGCTTCCATCAGCCGCTATTGTTATGCTGCAATGACTCCTGGGACTTCTAGCAGGTTCAGTGCACTCAGGTCTGCATCCGGTGCAGCCTCGTTATCATTCAATTATTGAAATTGAACTTCGGCGGTGGATGATGACATAGAACGAGTTCATAAGGACGGCAGCTCGCATAAGAACGCATATTGGTAAACAGCcagtgtccacggatccacacttcgaaaatctaccggaaatGGTAGACCATCCGGCTAACTTTAGGATACTCAATTCAACATACTATACCGGTACTATTTAGtacacaaattattattatatatacactccCAAATGTTTTTGAACACGCTATATATTTATAAGCAAGGAAATGGTATATGTGAATGGAGAAATGTTTAgaaaactttattaaaacagTAAAGATTCCAAAACTCTTTATGACTATAATTCACTCTATGATCaaatatgataaaataaatcacaagagAAAATTTACTGGACTTACCTTTTCATCATCCTGCTCGGTTCAGGAACTCTGAGTCTGATATGAACTCCCTCTCTTCTGCCCAAGACAAAAGAAATGCTGGACTTTGTACCCGTTATATCCAGATAACAAATTTTGGTTTCTTTTAAGTGACTCTTTCAAGTGAGTCAAACGAATCGATTCACAAGGCACCCACAGATTTAttatctttatggtttttatttatttatttttacagatggctctcctttatttatgtttcattcatttgtaaTCAATAATAATGAATCATCATAAATATGGTTGTAAGCAGCCATTAGAACAGTGGTCTGTGTAGTCACCAAAAACTGTTACAAAAACAGTGGGTTATTATACAGGTGTAAAATTGTAGTTTGGAGAATATTTCTCCGTAGATAAATTAATCTAATAAAACTCTCAATGAGTGATACATTTAAACTGATTTGTTTGAAAGAATCGACTCAGTGAAGTGATTCATCTATCCCGGTATTGTAAGTTTCACTTCCCTTTCTACACTGCAGAAcgcttatcatactttaacaacAAGGGGTTATAAACTGCTCAACGTGTCAAAATACCACTTCTTCTCTATAGTTTAATGTgtagt
This genomic interval from Ictalurus furcatus strain D&B chromosome 2, Billie_1.0, whole genome shotgun sequence contains the following:
- the LOC128624826 gene encoding uncharacterized protein LOC128624826; translated protein: MMKREKLQKQLGEYILDTVKCTETVKEFCDRESKWTLQRETELDMMRDIKDRADQITLKFDHVHKAKDKAKAFGEYMWNGLTQVTADSRRQKLEKELGEVLKKTLEGLEKLQHFLDAVEKLAVTSLFVFMDESFMPKGVSSMSVRSVISAARIVSPLLVHFKRDTGAFFRPILRNVEVLAIQLDKYIRITQQICEKMEKISKWISGSGGFHGWKNGKSSLKFNLNVSEESVHDLYDHLLQLTKIRRDELFRMNFLFGEKAQGFINLFTECHTRMFVFLSDLEKAAAELDKMKKGSNMSTVAGSSVGIAGGVLSIIGLALAPVTAGASLALTLTGVGLGVTSGVNSLVTGITEMAVNSHQGKNADDIFTRFMEDMQKILDYMEDVANSVCAVESANGVQMVFKAGKLIVCAGAVGKCIDAIVDGASAAKVLRSEEVIAKAVNMGLQEANAGQSIPKLAADLPDIGQLAKGTPLAISKSARAGFITLNALFIGVDAFFIAKSGISLAKGSKNEVAQLIRSRSALWRLEVEAWEKIYNHLFEGIAGFHKNREILEQHFYF